From Laspinema palackyanum D2c:
ACCAATCTCCCGCACAAACCATCGGTAAAGGTGTCGTCGCCGTCAATAACGCTTCGGTTAAGGGACGCCGACAAAACCCATAGCGCCAACGATGGACCTGCATCCATTCTGGCTCCTTCAACCAAGGAAACACCGATTCCCCCAACCGATCGCACAATTCTCTCCCCACTGCTTCTACGTCCGTGGCGTCTAAATATTGTTCGGCAAACTGGGCGCTACTGTGCAACACAAACACAGGTTGAGTCGCCCCTGAACCCTTGCTACTCTGCCAAAACAGTCCCCGCAAGGGACTCTCTGGTGGAAAGAGTAGAGATCGCCCCCGATATTCTGCCTGGACTAACTCTCGTTGTTTTGATGCCGGATACCCCGCCATCACACTAATGCAGGGATCAAACTCCACCGCCTTGAGGCGATCGAGGAACGGACGAGGCAAACCCGGATCCCCCGACTCTAACAGCATCACCGCTTGGGGGGCCGGAATCGCCATCACCAGGGCTTTTGCCCGAACTGCCAGAGGGACAGCAGCATCCGCAACCTCTCCCATCCCTTCTAACTCCAAATGCCAATACTCCTGGTCCGTGGGGCTAACCGTTTGGACGCGACGGCAACGCCAAATCTCTAGCTGACGCGCCAAAAACTTGCCCACCGCATTGATCCCCGCTGGGGCCACATAATAAGGAGCAGAAAGGGTTACAGCGGGATTCATACCCCATCCACTTGTCAAAGAACTGTTTTCGCTAGTAGCCTGCGTAGGGAGGCTTTGTCCGGATAGTCCCACCCGATCGGGTGTGGGTTCTAGCTGATAAACCGTATCGGTCCAAGGGACCACAATTCCCGCCCGAGACAGGACCTGCACCAACTGTTGAGAAAGCATTCCCCGGGGATCTAAAAACGGTGCGCCAAAATCAGCCTGGGTATCATATAATCTACGGGTAGCGACTCGTCCGCCCACGCCGCGAGATTTTTCGAGGACGACAACAGAACGACCCAGACACCGCAACTGTTGGGCACAGGTCAATCCCGCGATCCCCGCACCGATCACGGCAATATCAAATTCAACGATGCGATCGCTCATCGGTTTGTCCTCATCGGGTGTAAAAAAAGGGGTTTGACTAATCTACCGGAATTGGGACGGTTTCGAGTAAGCTAACAGCAATCGGTCAACTCAACAGGCAGGAACAGACGGTAAATATTTCTGGCCCTTGAGTGGGCGGATCAATCGCCAACATCAAGATGGCCAATCGGTCGAAACCGCAGGGTTTACAAGACAAGCACAGGGGAGGAAGCCAACCTTGGACGAACTGAGAGCAGCGCTAGAGTTAGCCACAGAAGAGGAATTACAGCAAATCACGGACATCTTGTTCCGTCGTCGCTTTAATCCGATTGATTACCTACAAACTCCAGAACCGATCGATATCCAAAGTCGCGATCGCGATTTCTGGCTAGATGCGATCGAAGAGAGATTTCGCTATCTCGCCGCCGATGGGTTAACCGTTTTAAGAGGAAAAACCCGCAAAGTCACCTACCGACAAACCCTCATCCAAGTTTGCCGCTATTTAAAAATTCCCTATTCTCAAGCCCTCTCCACCACGGATTTAGAAGCCGAGGTGTTTCTGTGCTTATTGGGCAAAGCATGGCGACAACTCCCGGCATCCGAACAAAACGCCTTGACGGTAAGGGTCCAGCGATCGCTGGCATCGGCAACCATTCCCAAACCCCTGCCCCTGTCGGTCCAAAAAGACCCCCTTGGCTTACTCTTCAAAGGGGGTAGTGCCGTAGCCTTTACTTCCGTCGTTAAGCCGATCGTCCTGAAACATATTGCCCATCAGTTTGCCCTCCATTTTGCCCGCTATCAAGTCGCCCAAACCGCGATCGTTCGCGGGGGCGCAGTGGCAGCCGGTCAAGTTCAAACCTACCTCACCGCCCAAACTGCCAAACGCGGAATGGCCCTCTCCGTCGCCCGCTATGGGGCCGCCCGCAGTGCCTTAGCCTTACTCGGACCCGTCCTCTGGGGCTGGTTCTTCGCGGATTTAGGCTGGCGGACCATTGCTACCAACTATGGACGCATCATCCCTACCATTTTTACCTTGGCCCAAATTCGGTTAACCCGCAGTGACTGTTGGGAATTTGCTTAATGAGTGGTTGCTGGGAGATGGGGAAGATGGGGGAGATTGGAAAGATTGGGGAGATGGGGAAGATGGTCGTTATCCGATGTTTGTAGTAGCGACTTCAGTCGTTATCCCGCGTTCCTTATTTCCCTCATCCTTGCCACTTCATCCTTCATCCTTCATCCTTCATCCTTAAATCCTGCACTCTGCCAATGACCAAATCCTTACCCCTGCGGACCATTTGCCATCCCGATCGCCGGTTACAACTTTGGTGGAATAGCGCCCAAGTGGGACTGTTTTTATTACCCATGAGTCCGTTACTGGGTGGGATGGGTTTGTTGTTCGCCCTGTTTGGCACCTGGAAAGAACGATACCGGGAAATTCACGGGCGATCGCTCAACCAAGGATTTGCGGTCCTGGCCCTGTGGTTAGTCTTAACAACCCTGTTTGCACCCGATCGCCTCTCTGCCTTCCTGGGATTATTTAATTTTCTGCCCTTCTTTGCCTTATTCGTCACCTTTAGCCTCCTCATCCAGACCCCTGCACAGATGCGGCGAATGGCTTGGATTGCGATCGCCACCTCAGTCCCGATCGCTGTGATTGGCTGGGGTCAACTCTTTTGGGGATGGGCGGGACCCGTCAAATTAGGATTAATTTTAGATTGGCGGTTGGATGCCACTGGCGCACCTCCGGGACGGATGGCGTCAGTGTTTGAATATGCCAACGTTTTGGCCAGTTATTTTTTAATGACCTTTATTCTGGGATTGGGACTGTGGTGTGAGACCTTTCAGGCATGGCGAACCCTGAAACAACAGCCGAAAAAACCGGAAAAAATCCGCGATCCCCGCGATCCCCGGGTGGTGAAAACCATTGACCTCTCGGTAACGGGAGAGGAAGGAAAAGTGGGGTGGGGTTTGGTGTTTTTGACCCTGGCGTTACTGGTGAATGCGATCGCCTTGGTGTTGACCAATTCCCGCAACGGTTGGGCGATCGCCTCGATGGCGGGGTTGGGGTTTATCCTGTACCTGGGATGGCGTTGGCTGCTACTGTTCGTTATCGGTGCCCTGTCTGCTGTGTTGGGGTCGGCTTTTGGTCCTCACCCCCTGCGCCAAGGTTTGCAGGCGATCGTTCCGGCTTATTTTTGGATGCGCATCACGGACCAGTTATATCCCGATCGCCCCGTGGCAACCCTCCGCAAGACTCAATGGCAATTTGCCTGGGATTTGACTCAGACTCGCCCGATCACCGGGTGGGGATTGCGAAGCTTTACCGAACTCTACGAAGCTCAAACCCAAGTCTGGATGGGTCATCCCCACAACTTGTTTTTAATGCTGAGTGCAGAAACCGGAATTCCCGGGATGCTTTTATTGTCCGGGTTAGTCGCTTGGGTCCTGGCAAAAGGGATCTTAACCTTAAAGCATTGGTCCGATCTGCCTGTAGAGGGTAATGTCGAGGGGACTGCCTCTGTCCCGGGAGTGATGACCAATGATCGCCTAATTTTTTTCACCTACCTTGTTACCTTTGCCAGTTGTACCTTATTTCACCTCTTCGATGTCACCCTGTTTGACTCTCGGGTGAACATTTTGGGATGGTTGATCCTCGCTGCAATTTATGGGGTAGCAGACTCCCGGCGATCGGCGGTTTATTAAGTTATTTTACCTCTGCCGTGGGAAATACGAGAATCCACGGATCCGAATATCCGAGAAATTACGGAGACTCGATTTCTATAGATCTGCGGTGGTTGAATCAGGACGATCGCGTTTATGGTAGCTTCAGATGCTCATAAAAAATTTGAAGCTTACAAAAATTCTGATGATGATCATAGATGCGATTTACCAGTTCCCGAACCTGACCGTAACCGATGTTTTTTCTCATATTTATTCCGTCGGACGGATTACCCAACGCGATCGGCAATTTATCAAAGTTGCCCTTTTAGAACAGGACCTCAGTGATGAAGAAATTACCCTCATCGATCGCCTAGTCTATGCAGTCCGGCGCGGTTGGCTGCAAATGATTGATTAATTTCTATCCCCAGTAGTGATTAATTCAATCTTAACTGTAACCCTGGATACAATGGTTAGGTTATTTCGCTTCATTCGCGTCATTCTCTGCCTTTTTTCCCTTCGCTATATTTAGGAGAATCCGCAAACCCAACTTTGCCATAATTGTTATGATTTCTTTACATTAGGGAACCCTCTTCTGGGAACTTTTCCCTCACTTGCCCTAAATTGATAAGTCAAGATACTGTCTCAGTCTAAAACTCGGTGGATACAAGTTTCAATTGGGACAAGGCTTGTCACAGATGGGGATGAGAAACCCCGTTTCAGAAACGGACTAGGGGACCAGAAACCGGGTTGCTGGCGGAGTTTGTTTGGACTTGTCACAAATGGGGTGAACAAGGCGATCGCCTCCTCTTGGCAACAAACCGCTACAATACAGTCAACCCCTCAAATTGCACAGCTCAAATGGACGACGAACTCACAACCTTGGCCTTTTCGGACTATCTTGAATTGGAGAAAACCAGTCCCGTTCGCCATGACTATATCGCCGGTCAACTCTTTGAAATTGAAACCCTCAGTCCCCAACACGATCGCATTGCTATCAATATCGGATCCGGACTCTACGACAGGCTGCGAGATACAAACTGCCAAGTATTTACTGCGGAAATGAAACTCTGGATTCCATCGGTAGATGTTGCCTATTACCCCGATGTTATGGTCATTTGTGAACCGGAAGACCGCCATCCCCAGTATAAAACTCAACCGCGCTTAATTATAGAAATTCTCTCGGGTAATAGCCTAGGTACGGACCGTCAGGAAAAGTTTTTCGCCTATCAAACCTTACCCAGTTTCCAGGAATATGTCCTTGTTCATCAAGACCCAATAGGGATTGAAATTTATCGCAAAACCGCAGAAGGACACTGGGAAAAAACTCTTTTAAATCCCAAAGAAGACCTGCATTTGCAATCCCTGGGATTAACCTTATCCCTAACAGAAATTTATGAAAATTCCTTGATGGAATAGCCGAACAGGTGTAACAGTTGCAACAACCGGAGGGGGTTGAAACGTTGGCAGCCTAACAACAGCTAAAGGCAACACCCGGCGGGGGATAAATCCCCCGCCTAATAGCTAAAGTCGTCTAAAGACGACTAAAAAAACCACCCGATAAGACTTATAGTCGGTTTCAACCGACTTTAGCTATTAGGCGGGGGATTTATCCCCCGCCGTAGAGGCGCTTATAAAAGCGCCTCTACAGACTAAAAGGTTCAACCCCCCCCGGTTGTTAAGAATGGTGCAAGATCTCAGATTTATCCGACTTTAGCTATGAGGCGGGGGATTGATCCCCCTATAGGTGTTGAGAATGGTGCAAGATCTCTGATCCAATGGCAGTTTGATATTTAGTACCCAGTCTATGAAAGGAATGTTGACCCAACTAATCACCCGATCGCGATCGCGCTGTAACCACTGGCAATCCCGTATTTTTACCCGGAGGGGATACCGACTGCTGCTGAGGGGTCTAGCTTTTGTGATGGCGTTGGGATTCGTCACCGGGGTGGTACCGGCGATCGCCTCGGGTCTGCGTCCTCTCCCCTCACAACTCCTCACATTTACTCCCGTCCAGGAAAATTCAGGCGATCGCCACCCATTGTCCCAACTCCCTGTTCAGTCGGTGGAGGAGCAACGGGAGACTCTCCTCAATCAGGGACGGGAGCTTTATCAGGGGGGACGGTTTGCAGAAGCAGTCAGGGTTTGGAACCGCGCTGCCGAGGGGTATCAACAGGGGGGCGATCGCCTCAATCAATCCCTCTGTCTCAACTATCTCACCCTCGCCTATCAAGCGTTAGGAGAGTGGGACCGCGCAGAAGGGGCGATGCAAGAGAGTTTATCCCTCCTCGATTCCCTAGGAACTCCCTCTCACCGATCCGCCAATTCAGTCGCCCAACGGATTCGCGCCCAAGCCTTGAACAGCAAAGGCAGTCTACAATTGGCCCGGGGAGAACCCGAATCTGCCCTCGATAGTTGGAAACAAGCCGAATCCTTGTATCAAGCCCAAGGAGACCTCATTGGGGTTTTGGGCAGTCAAATTAACCAAGCTCAAGGGATGCAAACCTTAGGATTGTACCGGCGATCGCGACAGTTATTAGAGCAGGTGAAGCAACAACTGCTCTCCCAACCGGATTCAAATCTGAAAATCACCGGCTTACAAAATCTCGGCAACGCCTTACAAGTCGTCGGAGATTTACCCGAAGCGCAACGGGTGTTATCACAAAGTTTAGCCATTGCCCGAAATTTGCGCTCTCTCGGGGAAATCAGTACCACCCTGTTGAGTTTGGGCAATACCGCCCGCGCCTTACAGGATTCGGACCAATCTCTCACCTACTATCGGGAAGCGGCAGCAATGGCGATTGCACCACTCACTAAACTGGATGCTCTACTCAATCAACTCAGTTTATCTGTCGAAACTCAACAGTGGGAAACTGCCCGATCGCTCTTAAACCCCATCACCGAGCAACTGGCAACCCTCCCTCCCAGTCGTTCTGGGGTCTATGCTCGGGTGAATTTCGCGTTTTCGGCCCTGAAAATGCTAGAGGGGTTATCGGCAAATGGAGAAGCTAATTCAACCCTGAGTGCGCCAGAAATTGCCCAAATCCTGGCAACGGCAGTTCAAGAGGCGAATGCGCTGCAAGATCTTCGATCGCAATCCTACGCTATTGGGGAGTTAGGGCATTTGTACAAACGCATCGGGCAATTTTCTGATGCCCAAACATTGACCCAGCAAGCGCTGGCGATCGCCATCAGTATTAATGCCAAAGAGATTGCGGCGCGCTGGCAATGGCAACTGGGACGGATTTTAAAGGAAACCGGGGAGACGGAAAGTGCGATCGCTGCCTATAGCGAAGCGGTTCGCAGTTTGTCTCTCCTGCGCCGAGATTTAGTGGCGATCGGCCAAGAGGTACAATTTTCCTTTCAAGAACGGGTTGAACCCATCTACCGGGAATTGGTCAGTTTACTGTTGAGTGGCAATCCCACTCAAGACCAGCTCAAACAAGCCCGGGAAACCCTCGAAGCCTTGCAACTGGCTGAATTAGAAAACTTTTTTCGCCAAGCCTGTTTAGATATCCCCCCGGTGCAAATTGACCAGGTGGATGCTCACGCTGCGGCGATTTATCCGATTATTTTACCCGATCGCCTGGAGGTGATTCTCTCCATCCCGGGAGAACCCCTGCGTCATTATGCCACCGAGCTACCCCAGAGTGAGGTGGAACGCACCCTGGAACGGTTACTTGCTGCTTTGAATCCTTTTTTCTCGGATCAGGAGCGATTGCGGTTATCGGAACAGG
This genomic window contains:
- a CDS encoding YaaW family protein, which produces MDELRAALELATEEELQQITDILFRRRFNPIDYLQTPEPIDIQSRDRDFWLDAIEERFRYLAADGLTVLRGKTRKVTYRQTLIQVCRYLKIPYSQALSTTDLEAEVFLCLLGKAWRQLPASEQNALTVRVQRSLASATIPKPLPLSVQKDPLGLLFKGGSAVAFTSVVKPIVLKHIAHQFALHFARYQVAQTAIVRGGAVAAGQVQTYLTAQTAKRGMALSVARYGAARSALALLGPVLWGWFFADLGWRTIATNYGRIIPTIFTLAQIRLTRSDCWEFA
- a CDS encoding Uma2 family endonuclease, with the translated sequence MLAEFVWTCHKWGEQGDRLLLATNRYNTVNPSNCTAQMDDELTTLAFSDYLELEKTSPVRHDYIAGQLFEIETLSPQHDRIAINIGSGLYDRLRDTNCQVFTAEMKLWIPSVDVAYYPDVMVICEPEDRHPQYKTQPRLIIEILSGNSLGTDRQEKFFAYQTLPSFQEYVLVHQDPIGIEIYRKTAEGHWEKTLLNPKEDLHLQSLGLTLSLTEIYENSLME
- a CDS encoding CHAT domain-containing protein — its product is MKGMLTQLITRSRSRCNHWQSRIFTRRGYRLLLRGLAFVMALGFVTGVVPAIASGLRPLPSQLLTFTPVQENSGDRHPLSQLPVQSVEEQRETLLNQGRELYQGGRFAEAVRVWNRAAEGYQQGGDRLNQSLCLNYLTLAYQALGEWDRAEGAMQESLSLLDSLGTPSHRSANSVAQRIRAQALNSKGSLQLARGEPESALDSWKQAESLYQAQGDLIGVLGSQINQAQGMQTLGLYRRSRQLLEQVKQQLLSQPDSNLKITGLQNLGNALQVVGDLPEAQRVLSQSLAIARNLRSLGEISTTLLSLGNTARALQDSDQSLTYYREAAAMAIAPLTKLDALLNQLSLSVETQQWETARSLLNPITEQLATLPPSRSGVYARVNFAFSALKMLEGLSANGEANSTLSAPEIAQILATAVQEANALQDLRSQSYAIGELGHLYKRIGQFSDAQTLTQQALAIAISINAKEIAARWQWQLGRILKETGETESAIAAYSEAVRSLSLLRRDLVAIGQEVQFSFQERVEPIYRELVSLLLSGNPTQDQLKQARETLEALQLAELENFFRQACLDIPPVQIDQVDAHAAAIYPIILPDRLEVILSIPGEPLRHYATELPQSEVERTLERLLAALNPFFSDQERLRLSEQVYDWLIRPAEASLAEAQMQTLVFVLDGLLRNLPMAALYDGERYLVETYNIALTPGLQLLAPQAIGQNQLRALTVGLTEARQGFSALPGVARELEEISSHLPAQMILNQEFTADALKQEIQQSSFPVVHLATHGQFSSNPENTFILTYDQKVNVNQLQEILRSRETGRWGVTQSEIPPIELLVFSACQTATGDKRAALGLAGVAVRSGARSTLATLWSVKDESTSQLMADFYREFSLGQMNKAEALRRAQVALLQQPQYQHPFYWAPFILVGNWL
- a CDS encoding NAD(P)/FAD-dependent oxidoreductase, whose amino-acid sequence is MSDRIVEFDIAVIGAGIAGLTCAQQLRCLGRSVVVLEKSRGVGGRVATRRLYDTQADFGAPFLDPRGMLSQQLVQVLSRAGIVVPWTDTVYQLEPTPDRVGLSGQSLPTQATSENSSLTSGWGMNPAVTLSAPYYVAPAGINAVGKFLARQLEIWRCRRVQTVSPTDQEYWHLELEGMGEVADAAVPLAVRAKALVMAIPAPQAVMLLESGDPGLPRPFLDRLKAVEFDPCISVMAGYPASKQRELVQAEYRGRSLLFPPESPLRGLFWQSSKGSGATQPVFVLHSSAQFAEQYLDATDVEAVGRELCDRLGESVFPWLKEPEWMQVHRWRYGFCRRPLTEALLTATTPLPMVCAGDWCGDRQIETALQSGLAAAEWVSDRLGGGPMPPLASLWEAIAQEK
- a CDS encoding O-antigen ligase family protein; the encoded protein is MTKSLPLRTICHPDRRLQLWWNSAQVGLFLLPMSPLLGGMGLLFALFGTWKERYREIHGRSLNQGFAVLALWLVLTTLFAPDRLSAFLGLFNFLPFFALFVTFSLLIQTPAQMRRMAWIAIATSVPIAVIGWGQLFWGWAGPVKLGLILDWRLDATGAPPGRMASVFEYANVLASYFLMTFILGLGLWCETFQAWRTLKQQPKKPEKIRDPRDPRVVKTIDLSVTGEEGKVGWGLVFLTLALLVNAIALVLTNSRNGWAIASMAGLGFILYLGWRWLLLFVIGALSAVLGSAFGPHPLRQGLQAIVPAYFWMRITDQLYPDRPVATLRKTQWQFAWDLTQTRPITGWGLRSFTELYEAQTQVWMGHPHNLFLMLSAETGIPGMLLLSGLVAWVLAKGILTLKHWSDLPVEGNVEGTASVPGVMTNDRLIFFTYLVTFASCTLFHLFDVTLFDSRVNILGWLILAAIYGVADSRRSAVY